The proteins below come from a single Paracoccus sp. SCSIO 75233 genomic window:
- the glgC gene encoding glucose-1-phosphate adenylyltransferase encodes MTLHRPNRLSSRAMAYVLAGGRGSRLKELTDRRAKPAVYFGGKSRIIDFALSNALNSGIRKMSVATQYKAHSLIRHLNRGWSFFRQERNEFLDILPASQQMDGESWYRGTADAVTQNIAIIDSYYVDYLVVLAGDHIYKMDYELMLQQHVESGADVTVGCLTVPRSEASAFGVMDTDEAGRIVSFLEKPADPPGMPDDPDSTLASMGIYVFDWKFLRELLLKDAEDPNSSHDFGHDLIPYLVKNGKAVAHRFSDSCVRSAPDAPVYWRDVGTIDAFWQANIDLTDFSPELDIYDRDWPIWTYAEINPPAKFIHDDEDRRGHAISSMVSGGCIISGSEVRNSLLFTGVKANSYSSLKSVVAMPYVNIGRRAQLTNVVIDRGVEIPEGLVVGEDADEDAKWFRRTENGVTLITKEMIDRREAQK; translated from the coding sequence ATGACCTTGCACAGACCAAACCGTCTTTCATCGCGGGCCATGGCCTATGTGCTGGCCGGGGGGCGCGGTTCGCGGCTGAAGGAGCTGACCGACCGGCGCGCCAAGCCTGCGGTCTATTTCGGCGGCAAATCGCGGATCATCGATTTCGCCCTCTCCAATGCGCTGAACTCCGGCATCCGCAAGATGTCGGTGGCGACGCAGTACAAGGCCCACAGCCTGATCCGGCATCTCAACCGGGGCTGGTCCTTCTTCCGGCAGGAGCGGAACGAGTTTCTCGATATTCTGCCCGCCTCGCAGCAGATGGACGGCGAAAGCTGGTATCGCGGCACTGCCGATGCGGTCACGCAGAATATCGCCATTATCGACAGCTACTATGTCGACTATCTCGTCGTGCTGGCCGGTGATCACATCTACAAGATGGATTATGAGCTGATGCTGCAACAGCATGTCGAAAGCGGCGCGGATGTGACCGTGGGTTGCCTGACCGTGCCGCGCAGCGAGGCGTCTGCCTTCGGCGTCATGGACACGGATGAGGCGGGGCGCATTGTGTCTTTTCTTGAAAAACCCGCCGATCCGCCGGGAATGCCGGACGACCCGGACTCGACGCTCGCTTCGATGGGGATCTATGTCTTTGACTGGAAGTTCCTGCGCGAATTGCTGCTGAAGGACGCCGAGGATCCGAATTCCAGCCATGATTTCGGCCATGATCTGATCCCCTATCTTGTGAAGAACGGCAAGGCGGTCGCGCATCGCTTCTCCGACAGTTGCGTGCGCAGCGCGCCGGATGCGCCGGTCTACTGGCGCGACGTGGGGACAATCGACGCGTTCTGGCAGGCGAATATCGACCTGACGGATTTCTCGCCCGAGCTTGACATCTATGACCGCGACTGGCCGATCTGGACCTATGCGGAGATCAATCCACCCGCCAAGTTCATCCATGACGACGAGGACCGCCGGGGCCACGCGATCAGTTCAATGGTGTCTGGGGGCTGTATCATCTCTGGCTCGGAGGTGCGTAATTCGCTGCTGTTCACCGGGGTGAAGGCGAACAGCTATTCCTCGCTGAAATCGGTTGTGGCCATGCCTTATGTGAATATCGGTCGCCGGGCGCAGCTGACCAATGTCGTCATCGACCGGGGCGTCGAGATCCCCGAGGGGCTTGTCGTGGGCGAAGATGCCGATGAAGACGCGAAATGGTTCCGCCGGACCGAGAACGGTGTCACGCTGATTACGAAAGAGATGATCGATCGCAGGGAAGCCCAAAAATGA
- a CDS encoding alpha-amylase family glycosyl hydrolase, whose translation MTKDWWRGSVTYQVYPRSFQDSNGDGIGDLNGITQRIGHIASLGVDAVWLSPVFTSPMADMGYDVSDYTDIDPLFGDLKDFDRLVAKAHEHGLKVIIDQVLSHSSDQHPFFVESRKGRDNDKSDWYVWADAQPDGSPPNNWASVFGGSAWEWDGHRKQYYLHNFLTSQPDFNFHNKEVQDWLLGTMRFWLERGVDGFRLDTVNFYFHDAKLRKNPARKGEPQVNPYEMQLHKFSKTRPENLDFLARMRKLTDEYSASMVGEVGDSTRAVEIMGEYTSGEDRLHQAYSFEMLGPQFSPKHFRTTVERFFRKAPDGWPCWAFSNHDVIRHLTRWEEHGPDQDSLAKLCAAMLLSFPGSVCIYQGEELGQTETELEFDELTDPPGIRFWPDYKGRDGCRTPMVWDGNGNTSGGFSEAKPWLPVKAPQLARNVAVQEADQDSVLHFYRKMLAFRAEREDLHGRGIANFIKRPDPVLMFQRGGLICLFNLGPDPVETNLPQADSYELVGPSQAATLRKRKVTLGPNGFGFIQV comes from the coding sequence ATGACGAAAGATTGGTGGCGTGGTTCTGTCACTTATCAGGTTTATCCAAGATCTTTTCAGGACAGCAACGGCGACGGAATCGGCGATCTCAATGGGATCACACAGCGGATCGGCCATATCGCCAGCCTCGGCGTGGATGCGGTCTGGCTGTCGCCGGTCTTCACCTCACCGATGGCGGATATGGGTTATGACGTGTCGGATTATACCGATATCGACCCTTTATTCGGCGATCTGAAGGATTTCGACCGGCTGGTTGCCAAGGCACATGAGCACGGGCTGAAGGTCATTATCGACCAGGTGCTGAGCCATTCCTCCGACCAGCACCCGTTCTTTGTCGAAAGCCGCAAGGGGCGCGATAACGACAAATCCGACTGGTATGTCTGGGCCGATGCGCAGCCGGATGGCTCCCCGCCGAATAACTGGGCCTCCGTCTTCGGCGGATCGGCCTGGGAATGGGACGGGCATCGCAAGCAATATTACCTGCATAACTTCCTGACCTCGCAGCCGGATTTCAACTTCCACAATAAGGAAGTGCAGGACTGGCTGCTGGGCACGATGCGGTTCTGGCTGGAACGCGGGGTGGACGGTTTCCGGCTCGATACGGTGAATTTCTATTTCCACGATGCGAAGCTGCGCAAGAACCCGGCCCGCAAAGGTGAGCCACAGGTGAACCCATATGAAATGCAGTTGCACAAATTCTCCAAGACCCGGCCGGAGAATCTCGATTTTCTTGCCCGGATGCGGAAGCTGACCGATGAATACAGCGCGAGCATGGTGGGCGAGGTCGGCGATTCGACCCGTGCCGTCGAAATCATGGGCGAATACACATCCGGCGAGGACCGGCTGCATCAGGCCTACAGCTTCGAGATGCTCGGCCCGCAATTCTCTCCGAAACATTTCCGCACGACGGTAGAGCGGTTTTTCCGCAAAGCCCCGGATGGCTGGCCTTGCTGGGCGTTTTCAAACCATGATGTGATCCGGCATTTGACGAGATGGGAAGAACACGGCCCCGATCAGGACAGCCTCGCAAAGCTCTGCGCGGCGATGCTGCTGTCCTTCCCCGGCTCGGTCTGCATCTATCAGGGCGAGGAGCTTGGCCAGACGGAAACGGAGCTTGAATTTGACGAGCTGACCGACCCGCCGGGCATCCGCTTCTGGCCGGACTACAAAGGCCGGGACGGATGCCGGACGCCGATGGTTTGGGACGGGAATGGCAACACCTCCGGCGGTTTCAGCGAGGCAAAGCCGTGGCTGCCGGTCAAGGCGCCACAGCTTGCACGAAACGTGGCGGTGCAGGAGGCGGATCAGGATTCCGTGCTGCATTTCTACCGCAAGATGCTGGCGTTTCGGGCTGAGCGGGAGGACCTGCACGGTCGCGGGATCGCCAATTTCATCAAGCGGCCCGATCCCGTGCTGATGTTCCAACGCGGGGGCCTGATCTGCCTGTTCAATCTCGGCCCCGATCCGGTTGAAACCAATCTGCCACAGGCCGACAGCTATGAGCTGGTCGGCCCCTCACAGGCGGCGACGCTCAGGAAACGAAAGGTAACGCTCGGCCCTAACGGCTTTGGCTTTATTCAAGTCTGA
- the glgA gene encoding glycogen synthase GlgA, giving the protein MSKPARKVSAAPPAPPAGTVLSVASECAPLVKTGGLADVVGALPAAMAPLGWELRTLIPAYRGLKERLDRAESLWRDDDLFGGPAQVLAGRSAGLNLLLLDAPHLFDRAGTPYLDEAGRDWHDNPLRFAALSWAAARIAQDGLSDGWRPDLIHAHDWQAGFAPLWTQGATPSVMTIHNIAFQGIAPSSMLSELRLPWDRFNPDGYEFWGNISALKAGLVSADAITTVSPTYATELTTPEFGFGLEGVIRARADVLSGILNGVDRQAWDPATDANIAANYSAGDMNGKSLCAAALREEFGLDAADGPLCIVVSRLTRQKGLDLLLESLPVLTGAGGQLALLGTGEADLQDGFQQAAARDPGRIGVRIGYDEALAHRMFAGADAVLVPSRFEPCGLTQMYGLAYGTLPLVARTGGLADTVIDANDAALRAQVATGLQFAPVTAEALSLSLRKLCTLFQRSGTWAKMVQRAMAHPVGWDASARDYARLYEKLT; this is encoded by the coding sequence ATGAGCAAACCGGCCCGCAAGGTCAGCGCCGCGCCGCCCGCCCCGCCTGCCGGAACGGTGCTGTCCGTGGCCTCCGAATGCGCGCCGCTGGTCAAGACCGGCGGGCTGGCGGATGTCGTGGGCGCACTTCCCGCTGCGATGGCTCCGCTTGGCTGGGAACTGCGGACGCTTATCCCCGCCTATCGCGGGCTGAAAGAGCGGCTGGACCGGGCGGAAAGCCTGTGGCGCGATGACGATCTGTTTGGCGGCCCGGCGCAAGTGCTGGCAGGCAGGTCCGCCGGTCTGAATCTGCTGCTGCTGGACGCCCCCCATCTGTTCGACCGCGCGGGCACCCCCTATCTGGACGAGGCCGGGCGGGACTGGCACGACAACCCGCTGCGCTTCGCGGCGTTAAGCTGGGCAGCAGCACGGATTGCGCAGGACGGGCTTTCCGATGGCTGGCGTCCCGATCTGATCCACGCGCATGACTGGCAGGCTGGTTTCGCGCCGCTCTGGACGCAAGGCGCTACGCCCTCGGTCATGACGATCCACAATATCGCCTTTCAGGGCATCGCCCCTTCCAGCATGCTGTCCGAACTGCGCCTGCCGTGGGACCGTTTCAATCCCGACGGGTATGAGTTCTGGGGCAATATCAGCGCGCTCAAGGCCGGTCTGGTCTCTGCCGATGCGATCACGACCGTCTCACCGACCTACGCCACGGAGCTGACGACGCCGGAATTCGGCTTCGGCCTTGAAGGGGTGATCCGCGCGCGGGCGGATGTCTTGTCCGGCATTCTCAACGGCGTGGACCGGCAGGCATGGGATCCGGCGACCGACGCTAATATCGCCGCGAATTATTCAGCCGGTGATATGAACGGCAAATCCCTCTGCGCCGCCGCACTGCGCGAGGAATTCGGGCTGGACGCTGCGGACGGGCCGCTTTGTATCGTGGTCAGCCGCCTGACCCGACAGAAGGGGCTGGACCTGTTGCTGGAAAGCCTGCCGGTGCTGACCGGGGCAGGCGGCCAGCTCGCCCTGCTCGGCACGGGGGAGGCGGATTTGCAGGACGGCTTCCAGCAGGCCGCCGCGCGTGATCCGGGCCGGATCGGGGTCAGGATCGGCTATGACGAGGCGCTTGCGCATCGCATGTTCGCCGGTGCTGACGCGGTCCTTGTGCCGTCGCGGTTCGAGCCGTGCGGGCTGACGCAGATGTACGGCCTCGCTTACGGAACGCTGCCGCTGGTCGCGCGGACGGGCGGGCTGGCTGATACGGTGATCGACGCCAATGACGCGGCGCTGCGTGCGCAGGTGGCGACCGGGCTGCAATTCGCCCCCGTCACAGCCGAGGCATTGTCGCTGAGCCTGCGCAAGCTCTGCACGCTGTTCCAGCGGTCCGGGACATGGGCAAAGATGGTTCAGCGGGCGATGGCGCATCCGGTCGGATGGGACGCCTCCGCGCGCGACTATGCGAGGCTTTATGAAAAGCTGACCTGA
- a CDS encoding glycogen/starch/alpha-glucan phosphorylase codes for MPQPATGATPKELAQSIRDHLTYSIGKDAPHASLSDWRMALSLAVRDRIVEPWFASTRATYGGNLKRVHYLSMEFLIGRLLEDSVVNLGLDDAAREALKGLGVEYDEVIHDEPEAALGNGGLGRLAACYMESMATLGVPAYGYGLRYEHGLFRQRFDKGRQVETAESWLKSRNPWEFERPEAAYEIGFGGWIEGDGAKKIWHPEESVIAAAYDMPVIGWRGRWANTLRLWSGKAVGEFDLARFNRGEYIAAGAAESLARTISRVLYPDDSTEAGKELRLKQEYFFTAASVRDIMRRFASQGEAIAKLPERVAIQMNDTHPAIAGAELVRVLLDDFGQDFDTAADMAVRVLNYTNHTLLPEALEAWHEGLFRKILPRHMDLIERIDDHHKRRNPSRPLELSAIHHGQVHMGTLAFMQSGHVNGVSALHTELMKETVFHDLHRLHPERIVNVTNGVTPRRWLYSANPALSGLITETLGGEDWVDHLDQLKLIEPHIGDAGWLDRYAAAKRHNKIALSNWLNDTMGITPDPDALFDVQIKRIHEYKRQFLNILETIAYWDAIRQNPEADWQPRVKIFGGKAAPGYAVAKEIIHLINDVAKVINNDPLMRGRLMVVYPPNYNVSMAVRLIPAADLSEQISTAGKEASGTGNMKLSMNGALTIGTLDGANVEIREHVGAENFFLFGMSTEEVEARRAVPDHARKAIAECPELSRAISLIGSGTFGGDPARYGRLIDILTNWDTYLVCSDFADYLSTQRKIDASFGDRENWHRMAALNTARMGWFSSDRSIRDYMERVWQMEGQGDGREKRAG; via the coding sequence ATGCCTCAGCCAGCGACAGGCGCCACCCCGAAAGAACTGGCTCAGTCGATCCGTGATCATCTGACCTATTCAATCGGCAAGGATGCCCCGCATGCATCGCTCTCGGACTGGCGCATGGCGCTGTCGCTTGCGGTGCGCGACCGCATTGTCGAGCCGTGGTTCGCCTCGACGCGCGCGACCTATGGCGGCAATCTCAAGCGGGTGCATTATCTGTCGATGGAGTTCCTGATCGGCAGGCTCCTGGAGGATTCGGTGGTCAATCTGGGCCTCGACGATGCCGCGCGCGAGGCGTTGAAAGGGCTCGGCGTCGAATATGACGAGGTGATCCACGACGAACCGGAGGCTGCGCTTGGCAATGGCGGGCTTGGCCGTCTGGCCGCGTGCTACATGGAATCGATGGCCACGCTGGGTGTCCCCGCCTACGGCTATGGGCTCAGATATGAGCACGGGCTGTTCCGGCAGCGCTTCGACAAGGGACGTCAGGTCGAGACGGCGGAAAGCTGGCTGAAATCGCGCAACCCGTGGGAATTCGAGCGCCCGGAAGCTGCCTATGAAATCGGCTTCGGCGGCTGGATCGAGGGCGACGGCGCAAAGAAGATCTGGCACCCGGAGGAGAGCGTCATCGCCGCCGCCTACGACATGCCGGTGATCGGCTGGCGCGGACGTTGGGCCAATACGCTGCGCCTCTGGTCGGGCAAGGCGGTCGGGGAGTTTGATCTCGCCCGGTTCAATCGCGGCGAATATATCGCCGCCGGTGCCGCCGAATCGCTGGCCCGCACGATCTCCCGCGTGCTGTACCCGGATGATTCCACGGAGGCCGGGAAGGAGTTGCGCCTCAAGCAGGAATATTTCTTCACCGCCGCCTCGGTCCGCGACATCATGCGTCGCTTTGCCTCTCAGGGTGAAGCCATCGCCAAACTGCCGGAGCGCGTGGCCATTCAGATGAACGACACCCATCCTGCGATTGCCGGGGCAGAACTGGTGCGGGTGCTGCTGGACGATTTCGGTCAGGACTTCGACACGGCAGCCGATATGGCGGTCCGGGTGCTGAACTACACCAATCACACGCTGCTGCCAGAGGCGCTTGAGGCGTGGCATGAGGGGCTCTTCCGCAAGATCCTGCCGCGCCACATGGACCTGATCGAACGGATCGACGACCACCACAAGCGCCGCAATCCGTCCCGCCCGCTGGAGCTTTCCGCGATCCATCACGGTCAGGTTCACATGGGCACGCTCGCTTTCATGCAGTCCGGCCATGTGAACGGCGTCTCCGCGCTGCATACGGAGCTGATGAAGGAAACGGTGTTTCATGACCTGCACCGGCTGCATCCGGAGCGGATCGTCAATGTCACCAATGGCGTCACCCCGCGCCGCTGGCTCTATTCGGCGAACCCGGCCCTGTCCGGGCTGATCACCGAAACACTGGGCGGCGAGGACTGGGTCGATCATCTGGATCAACTCAAGCTGATCGAGCCGCATATCGGGGATGCGGGCTGGCTGGATCGCTATGCCGCCGCGAAACGGCATAACAAGATCGCACTGTCGAACTGGCTGAATGACACGATGGGGATCACCCCCGATCCGGATGCGCTTTTCGATGTGCAGATCAAGCGCATCCATGAATATAAGCGGCAGTTCCTCAACATCCTCGAAACCATCGCCTACTGGGATGCGATCCGGCAGAACCCGGAGGCGGACTGGCAGCCCCGCGTCAAGATTTTCGGCGGCAAGGCGGCGCCGGGCTATGCGGTCGCGAAAGAGATCATTCACCTGATCAACGATGTCGCGAAGGTGATTAACAACGATCCGCTGATGCGCGGGCGGCTGATGGTGGTTTATCCGCCGAACTACAACGTCTCGATGGCGGTCCGGCTTATTCCGGCGGCGGATCTGTCGGAACAGATTTCCACGGCGGGCAAGGAAGCCTCCGGCACCGGCAATATGAAATTGTCGATGAACGGTGCGCTGACCATCGGCACGCTCGACGGTGCGAATGTGGAAATTCGTGAGCATGTCGGGGCCGAAAACTTCTTCCTGTTCGGCATGTCCACCGAAGAGGTGGAGGCGCGGCGCGCAGTTCCCGACCATGCCCGCAAGGCGATCGCCGAATGCCCGGAGCTTTCACGCGCGATCAGCCTGATCGGCAGCGGGACATTTGGCGGCGATCCGGCACGCTATGGGCGGCTGATTGATATCCTGACCAATTGGGACACCTATCTCGTTTGCTCAGATTTTGCGGATTACCTGTCGACTCAGCGCAAAATTGATGCCTCATTTGGGGACAGGGAGAACTGGCATCGCATGGCGGCGCTGAACACCGCGCGCATGGGCTGGTTCTCCTCAGACCGTTCGATCCGTGACTACATGGAACGGGTCTGGCAGATGGAGGGTCAAGGTGACGGCAGAGAGAAACGGGCTGGATGA
- a CDS encoding TonB-dependent receptor produces MRRSLLPLTSVSVLALMTAAAAQDVASPIVLSTITLVADGEENIESTGGAVVTAEDIELLQPADVSELFARESALTVSGGAGPSKRIHVFGIEQSKLAVTIDGVPQGPTSWHHTGSNVIDPAFIRTVEVEAGAAAADAGFAASAGAVRYETVGAQDLLEAGRSSGGRAALSYGDNGRGLSASLAGYGVYNGFDWFVMLHGQSGDNYESGSGYEMPGTELAAKGALMKFGYEAEGGRFELAYERSQDDADRTIKMNMDLNGDTAVYPLDVDSETLSLTYTATTPTDLWDPVAKLYISSTNYWRPNYIVGDLIDPVDGSARPNGDMELDRDSFGGVVKNTFTIANGTVTTGIDFADSEYMIDNYGDHSSAPGPVWNLSTFQVGAFAQGRFEFANGVDLSTGLRYDHHRFSDWNNKRFTDSGASANATVSYRFNDMFEVFAGASHSWMGFDMGEYALLHARNEAFITDPNFEPATATNYKVGLNASGNNWRGGLTFFDTRLDGVGDYDVGAGMLTNAEEGRSKGFTLNASYDWQDTRIGATYTKADVTIDGEFALPIGGTTFMPVGDLATLYVDHALPQYNLTLGATVEWASSLDDALMTDAGFAEHESYTVVNAYAEWKPEQLAGTKLRLGVDNLLDENYYERSSYVQRTAGSRQIDPALAPGRTVTLGVSKSF; encoded by the coding sequence ATGCGCAGATCTCTGTTGCCGCTGACCAGTGTGTCAGTCCTCGCTTTGATGACCGCCGCCGCCGCACAGGATGTGGCGTCGCCGATCGTTCTGTCCACGATCACGCTGGTCGCCGATGGTGAGGAGAACATCGAATCCACTGGCGGCGCTGTCGTCACCGCAGAGGATATCGAGCTGCTGCAACCCGCCGATGTTTCCGAGCTGTTTGCCCGTGAATCGGCATTGACCGTGTCGGGCGGGGCGGGGCCGTCCAAGCGCATCCATGTTTTCGGGATCGAGCAGTCGAAGCTTGCCGTGACAATCGACGGTGTACCGCAGGGACCGACAAGCTGGCACCATACCGGCTCTAACGTGATCGACCCCGCCTTTATCCGCACCGTCGAGGTTGAAGCGGGTGCTGCGGCGGCCGACGCGGGCTTTGCCGCTTCGGCGGGGGCTGTGCGCTACGAAACCGTCGGCGCGCAGGATCTGCTGGAAGCTGGCCGCAGCAGCGGCGGTCGTGCGGCCCTGTCCTATGGCGATAACGGTCGCGGCCTGTCGGCCAGCCTCGCCGGATATGGCGTCTATAACGGCTTCGACTGGTTCGTGATGCTGCATGGGCAGAGCGGGGACAACTACGAATCCGGCAGTGGCTATGAGATGCCGGGGACCGAACTCGCGGCGAAAGGCGCGCTGATGAAGTTCGGTTATGAAGCCGAAGGCGGTCGCTTCGAGTTGGCCTATGAGCGCTCACAGGATGATGCCGACCGCACCATCAAGATGAACATGGACCTGAACGGCGATACCGCAGTCTATCCGCTTGATGTCGACAGTGAAACGCTGAGCCTGACCTATACCGCAACCACGCCGACCGATCTTTGGGACCCGGTCGCGAAGCTCTATATCAGCTCCACCAATTACTGGCGTCCCAACTATATCGTCGGCGATCTGATCGACCCGGTCGACGGCAGCGCCCGCCCGAACGGCGATATGGAGCTTGACCGCGACAGCTTCGGCGGTGTGGTCAAGAACACCTTCACCATTGCAAACGGCACTGTGACGACCGGTATCGATTTTGCCGACAGCGAATATATGATCGACAATTACGGCGATCACTCCAGCGCGCCGGGGCCGGTCTGGAACCTCTCGACCTTCCAGGTTGGGGCGTTTGCACAAGGCCGCTTCGAATTCGCCAACGGCGTCGACCTGTCGACCGGCCTGCGCTACGATCACCATCGTTTCAGCGACTGGAACAACAAGCGCTTCACCGATTCCGGGGCGAGCGCCAATGCGACCGTTTCCTATCGCTTTAACGATATGTTTGAGGTCTTTGCCGGTGCATCGCATAGCTGGATGGGCTTCGACATGGGCGAATACGCCCTGCTTCACGCCCGCAACGAGGCATTCATCACCGACCCGAATTTCGAGCCGGCGACGGCCACGAACTACAAGGTCGGCCTGAATGCGAGCGGCAACAACTGGCGCGGCGGTCTGACCTTCTTCGACACCCGTCTTGACGGTGTTGGCGATTACGATGTCGGCGCGGGCATGCTGACCAATGCGGAAGAGGGGCGCAGCAAGGGCTTTACCCTCAACGCATCCTATGACTGGCAGGACACCCGCATCGGTGCCACCTACACCAAGGCTGATGTCACGATTGACGGCGAGTTTGCGCTGCCCATTGGCGGGACGACCTTCATGCCGGTCGGTGATCTGGCAACGCTCTATGTCGATCACGCCCTGCCGCAATACAATCTGACGCTTGGCGCGACGGTCGAATGGGCGAGCAGCCTCGACGATGCCCTGATGACCGATGCCGGCTTCGCGGAGCATGAAAGCTACACCGTCGTGAACGCTTATGCCGAGTGGAAGCCGGAGCAGCTTGCCGGGACGAAACTCCGCCTCGGCGTGGATAACCTGCTGGATGAAAACTACTACGAACGCTCCAGCTATGTTCAGCGGACCGCGGGTTCGCGCCAGATTGACCCGGCGCTTGCCCCGGGTCGCACGGTCACGCTTGGCGTCAGCAAATCGTTCTGA
- the glgB gene encoding 1,4-alpha-glucan branching protein GlgB: protein MKLPADRARALSDGREADPFDILGPHPSQGGWRIVALDHGAVEMSISAVDGERPMSPAEEAPGLFVGFLPEPMPYLLRGSDGQTQWEYEDPYRFGPVLGQIDEHLIGEGTHRQLWRVLGAHVIKHQGVTGTHFAVWAPNARRVSVLGNFNGWDARRHGMRRRGSTGVWEIFLPGIGEGEAYKFAITGAHGEPVPEKADPVGFGAEHPPATASVVRELHDFNWQDGAWMKRRGRAQSVSAPISIYEVHPGSWRRVIEDDNRPLSYLELARDLIPYVAGMGFTHIELLPISEFPFDGSWGYQPVGMFAPTIRFGTPDEFRHLVEAAHEAGLGLLLDWVPGHFPTDPHGLARFDGTALYEHADPREGFHQDWNTLIYNYGRREVSNYLIANALYWLQEYHVDGLRVDAVASMLYRDYSRKEGEWVPNIHGGRENLEAIDFLRSVNTIAYGEVPGIMTAAEESTSFPGVSRPVDRGGLGFGFKWNMGWMNDTLSYIQHEPVHRSHHHNQLTFGLVYAFSENFILPISHDEVVHGKGSMIEKMPGDDWQKFANLRAYYGFMWTHPGKKLLFMGCEFAQRREWDHNTSLDWHLLEDTRHKGIQSLVRDLNHLYRDLPALHKRDCSAAGFGWIDGGAAAESVLSYLRYGEEEDAPVAVICNFTPVPRHGWQIGLPRAGKWKLRLNSDAGVYGGSGMTTTEIITADGDEYQGYDQSALVELPPLSVLIYEAA from the coding sequence CTGAAACTGCCCGCTGATCGCGCCCGCGCGCTTTCGGATGGGCGGGAGGCTGATCCGTTCGACATTCTGGGTCCGCATCCGTCACAGGGGGGCTGGCGGATCGTCGCGCTCGATCACGGTGCCGTTGAGATGTCGATTTCCGCCGTCGATGGCGAACGCCCGATGTCGCCCGCCGAGGAGGCCCCCGGCCTTTTCGTCGGTTTCCTGCCTGAGCCGATGCCGTATCTGCTGCGCGGCTCCGACGGCCAGACACAATGGGAATATGAAGACCCCTATCGCTTCGGCCCGGTTCTCGGCCAGATCGACGAACATCTGATCGGGGAGGGCACGCATCGACAGCTTTGGCGCGTGTTAGGTGCGCATGTTATAAAACACCAGGGCGTAACAGGGACGCATTTCGCGGTCTGGGCACCGAATGCCCGGCGGGTCTCGGTCCTTGGGAATTTCAACGGTTGGGATGCGCGCCGCCACGGAATGCGGCGGCGTGGCTCCACCGGCGTCTGGGAGATCTTTCTGCCCGGTATCGGCGAGGGCGAGGCGTATAAATTCGCCATCACCGGCGCGCATGGCGAGCCGGTGCCGGAAAAGGCCGACCCGGTCGGGTTTGGGGCAGAACATCCGCCTGCGACCGCCTCTGTCGTGCGGGAGCTTCACGATTTCAACTGGCAGGATGGGGCGTGGATGAAACGTCGGGGCCGGGCGCAGAGCGTCTCCGCCCCGATCTCTATCTATGAGGTTCATCCCGGAAGCTGGCGGCGCGTGATCGAGGATGATAACCGCCCGCTCAGCTATCTGGAACTGGCGCGCGACCTGATCCCCTATGTCGCCGGGATGGGGTTCACCCATATCGAGCTGCTGCCGATTTCGGAATTTCCCTTCGATGGATCATGGGGCTATCAGCCGGTCGGGATGTTCGCGCCGACAATCCGTTTCGGCACCCCTGACGAGTTCCGCCATCTGGTCGAAGCCGCGCATGAGGCGGGGCTCGGCCTGCTTCTGGACTGGGTGCCGGGGCATTTCCCGACCGATCCGCACGGGCTGGCGCGGTTTGACGGCACGGCGCTTTACGAACATGCCGATCCGCGCGAGGGGTTTCATCAGGACTGGAATACGCTGATCTATAATTACGGTCGGCGCGAGGTCTCAAACTACCTGATCGCAAATGCGCTCTACTGGCTTCAGGAATACCATGTCGACGGGCTGCGGGTGGATGCCGTGGCGTCGATGCTCTACCGTGACTATTCGCGCAAGGAAGGCGAGTGGGTGCCGAATATCCACGGCGGGCGCGAGAATCTGGAAGCCATCGATTTTCTGCGCAGCGTCAACACGATCGCTTACGGAGAGGTGCCGGGCATCATGACCGCGGCGGAGGAATCGACATCCTTTCCCGGCGTATCGCGGCCCGTTGACCGGGGCGGTCTGGGCTTCGGGTTCAAGTGGAACATGGGCTGGATGAACGACACGCTCAGCTATATCCAGCATGAGCCGGTGCATCGCAGCCATCACCACAATCAACTGACCTTCGGGCTGGTCTATGCCTTTTCCGAAAACTTCATCCTGCCGATCAGCCATGACGAGGTGGTCCACGGCAAGGGCTCGATGATCGAAAAAATGCCGGGGGATGACTGGCAGAAATTTGCGAATCTGCGGGCCTATTACGGTTTCATGTGGACCCATCCGGGCAAGAAGCTGCTGTTCATGGGCTGCGAATTCGCGCAGCGGCGGGAATGGGATCATAACACCTCGCTCGATTGGCATTTGCTGGAGGACACCCGCCACAAAGGTATTCAGTCGCTGGTGCGCGATCTGAACCATCTCTATCGCGACCTTCCCGCCCTGCATAAACGTGACTGTTCGGCTGCGGGCTTCGGCTGGATCGACGGCGGTGCGGCGGCGGAATCGGTGCTCTCCTATCTCCGCTACGGGGAGGAGGAGGATGCGCCCGTCGCGGTCATCTGCAATTTCACCCCGGTGCCGCGTCATGGCTGGCAGATCGGGCTGCCGCGCGCCGGGAAATGGAAATTGCGCCTGAACAGCGATGCGGGCGTTTATGGCGGTTCAGGGATGACCACGACGGAGATCATCACGGCGGATGGCGATGAATATCAGGGTTACGACCAATCGGCCCTTGTCGAGCTGCCGCCGCTATCGGTCCTGATTTACGAGGCCGCATAA